In Oleiharenicola lentus, the following are encoded in one genomic region:
- a CDS encoding nucleotide sugar dehydrogenase, whose amino-acid sequence MKLAIVGLGYVGLPLSLQFARCQANVLGLDIDRAKVDSLNAGRSYIKHITDAAIREQIDAKNFSASTDFSRVKEVSAIIICVPTPLNKNREPDISYITETGKAIAPHLQKGTVVVLESTTYPGTTDEDLRKVIESTSGLKAGTDFHLAFSPEREDPGNPQSVVATIPKIVGGYTPACLEKAVALYSIAIRTLVPVSSCRVAEAAKLLENTFRGVNIALVNELKVVYAAMGIDVWEVINAAKTKPFGFMAFYPGPGLGGHCIPIDPFYLTWKAREYGQHTRFIELSGEVNTAMPEYVIHRVAEALNEHRKPVKGSKVLILGLAYKPNVDDDRESPSYILMEMLKHRGAEVSYHDPYVPVIRPTREHPQWAGTKSVSWNKETVSAFDLVLIATNHASVNYQDLANWATCIVDSRNAMSTLKTKPGQVWKA is encoded by the coding sequence ATGAAACTTGCGATCGTCGGTCTCGGTTATGTCGGCCTGCCTCTCTCCCTCCAGTTCGCCCGTTGCCAAGCCAACGTGCTTGGCCTCGACATCGACCGGGCCAAGGTGGACTCGCTGAATGCCGGCCGGAGCTACATCAAGCACATCACCGATGCCGCCATCCGGGAGCAGATCGACGCCAAGAATTTTTCCGCCAGCACTGACTTCTCCCGTGTCAAGGAAGTCTCCGCGATTATCATCTGCGTCCCCACGCCGCTGAACAAAAACCGAGAACCCGACATCTCCTACATCACCGAAACGGGCAAAGCGATCGCCCCCCACCTGCAGAAGGGCACGGTCGTGGTGCTGGAATCGACCACTTATCCCGGCACGACCGACGAGGACCTGCGCAAGGTGATCGAATCAACCTCAGGTCTTAAAGCCGGCACCGACTTCCATCTCGCCTTTTCACCCGAGCGCGAAGATCCGGGTAATCCGCAGAGTGTCGTCGCCACGATCCCCAAGATTGTCGGCGGCTACACGCCGGCCTGCCTGGAGAAGGCCGTGGCTCTTTACAGCATCGCCATTAGGACTCTCGTGCCGGTCTCGTCCTGCCGCGTGGCCGAAGCCGCCAAGCTGCTGGAGAACACCTTCCGCGGTGTAAACATCGCCCTCGTGAATGAACTGAAGGTCGTTTACGCCGCCATGGGCATTGATGTCTGGGAGGTGATCAACGCCGCCAAAACGAAACCTTTCGGCTTCATGGCCTTTTACCCGGGCCCCGGCTTGGGCGGCCACTGCATCCCCATCGATCCATTCTACCTCACTTGGAAGGCCCGCGAATACGGACAGCACACCCGCTTCATCGAGTTGTCGGGTGAGGTCAACACCGCCATGCCCGAGTATGTCATCCATCGCGTGGCGGAGGCGTTGAATGAGCATCGCAAGCCCGTCAAGGGTAGCAAAGTCCTCATCCTAGGACTGGCCTACAAGCCAAACGTCGATGACGACCGCGAATCGCCGAGCTACATTTTGATGGAAATGCTCAAGCACCGCGGTGCCGAGGTTTCCTACCACGATCCTTATGTTCCCGTCATCCGACCCACGCGTGAGCATCCGCAATGGGCGGGCACCAAATCCGTAAGCTGGAACAAGGAGACCGTCTCCGCCTTCGATCTGGTCCTCATCGCGACCAATCATGCCTCCGTCAACTATCAGGATCTCGCCAACTGGGCTACATGCATCGTGGACAGCCGCAACGCGATGAGCACCCTCAAAACCAAGCCCGGACAAGTTTGGAAGGCCTGA
- a CDS encoding LysR family transcriptional regulator: MPGKSSTAHCFNPHQLELFQAVARYRGISAAARNLSYGIGQPAISNQIAALERQIGRKLFERRPFRLTAHGRLLQNHTQPFFARLPALWQELQAEPAEVLHLAADSLLGEAWLSAVLAPVAKRFPATRFELHNGTPSQLGAWQADREVQLIVTTGHYRPPGWRSQILVRPCLGLWVRAACPIKSAGWFWQQARPTHCLIGPPPDDPLPAVFQRGLRALQVTWSTRLRADSAALMHALVRQGLGVGLGLILPEEVRPVGLRSLPLEHFEPVPISACWRPPLTPALELFLSTLRRIASHRWRDKG, encoded by the coding sequence ATGCCCGGGAAATCCTCAACCGCTCACTGTTTCAACCCCCACCAGCTGGAGCTCTTCCAGGCGGTGGCGCGGTATCGGGGCATCAGTGCTGCGGCGCGGAATCTGTCCTATGGCATCGGGCAACCCGCCATCAGCAACCAGATCGCCGCCCTCGAACGGCAAATCGGCCGGAAGCTCTTCGAACGCCGGCCTTTTCGGCTCACGGCCCATGGGCGGCTGCTGCAGAACCATACCCAACCTTTTTTCGCGAGACTGCCGGCGCTTTGGCAGGAATTGCAGGCGGAACCGGCGGAGGTCCTGCACCTCGCCGCCGACAGTCTCTTGGGGGAAGCGTGGCTGTCCGCGGTGCTGGCCCCCGTTGCGAAACGCTTTCCCGCCACCCGATTCGAGCTCCACAACGGCACGCCGAGTCAGCTGGGTGCTTGGCAGGCCGACCGTGAAGTGCAGTTGATCGTGACCACCGGACACTACCGGCCGCCGGGCTGGCGCTCCCAGATACTCGTCCGGCCCTGTCTCGGACTCTGGGTCCGCGCCGCCTGTCCGATCAAGAGCGCGGGCTGGTTCTGGCAACAGGCCCGGCCGACCCATTGCCTGATCGGCCCACCGCCTGACGATCCGCTGCCGGCGGTTTTCCAACGTGGACTCCGCGCTCTGCAGGTGACCTGGAGCACCCGCCTCCGGGCCGATTCAGCGGCGCTGATGCACGCGCTGGTGCGCCAGGGGCTCGGCGTGGGGTTGGGCCTCATCCTGCCGGAGGAGGTCAGACCGGTTGGGCTGCGCAGCCTGCCGCTTGAGCATTTTGAGCCCGTGCCGATCAGCGCCTGCTGGCGCCCTCCGCTTACCCCGGCGCTGGAGTTGTTCCTGTCCACCCTCCGCCGCATTGCCAGCCACCGTTGGCGGGATAAAGGATAA